A section of the Saccharopolyspora gregorii genome encodes:
- a CDS encoding Rv3235 family protein has translation MPERTVPERAPAVPRRTLFANPAGAPADRSSGALAARLGEPVVDVLLGRRPLSQIKSRISPAVHALLKSNALRQVLHEPRARLHSLHARPVGADLVEGCAVISSPKRTRAVVLRWERGEAGWLCTFLAAV, from the coding sequence GTGCCAGAACGCACGGTCCCGGAACGAGCGCCGGCCGTTCCACGGCGCACCCTGTTCGCCAACCCGGCCGGTGCACCGGCCGACCGCAGCTCCGGCGCGCTCGCGGCCAGGCTCGGCGAACCGGTGGTGGACGTGCTGCTCGGTCGTCGGCCGCTCAGCCAGATCAAGTCCCGGATCTCCCCCGCCGTGCACGCCCTGCTCAAGTCGAACGCGCTGCGGCAGGTCCTGCACGAGCCGCGGGCCCGGCTGCACTCCTTGCACGCGCGTCCGGTGGGCGCGGACCTGGTCGAGGGCTGCGCGGTCATCTCCTCTCCGAAGCGGACCCGCGCGGTCGTGCTGCGCTGGGAGCGGGGTGAGGCGGGATGGCTGTGCACCTTCCTGGCCGCCGTCTGA
- the secA gene encoding preprotein translocase subunit SecA: MVLSRLLRAGEGKTLKRLRAIAKHINELEDEVLALSDAELRAKTDEFKRRYNDGETLDELLPEAFTVAREGAHRTLGQRHYDVQLMGGAALHLGQIAEMRTGEGKTLTCVLPAYLNAIAGKGVHVVTVNDYLAKRDSDWMGRVHRFLGLDVGAITADMTPEQRRAAYEADITYGTNNEFGFDYLRDNMAWSLSDCVQRGHFFSIVDEVDSILIDEARTPLIISGPADQSSRWYQEFARLAPMLHKDVHYEVDERKRTVGVTEDGVTIIEDQLGIENLYEAANTPLVGYLNNALKAKELYKRDKDYIVRDGEVTIVDEFTGRILHGRRYNEGMHQAIEAKEGVEIKAENQTLATITLQNYFRLYEKLAGMTGTAQTEAAEFQGTYKLGVVSIPTNEPMARKDQPDLVYKSEAAKFEAVAEDIEEKHRTGQPVLVGTTSVERSEHLAKLLTKKGVPHSVLNAKHHESEAGIVAEAGRKGAVTVATNMAGRGTDIVLGGNVDHIADAELRRHGLDPVQHREQYEAEWPGVVEKVKAQVKAEAEEVRAAGGLYVLGTERHESRRIDNQLRGRSGRQGDPGESRFYLSLGDELMRRFNAAMVETVMTRLKVPDDVPIENSMVTKAIRSAQTQVEQQNMEIRKNVLKYDEVMNQQRTVIYAERRRVLEGEDLREQVRHMIKDVTAAYVGGATAEGYAEDWDFDKLWTALKALYPVQLDWEELVESEEDVSKELLQEAVLNDAWDAYDRREAEVDGKVGTGAMRELERRVVLSVLDRKWREHLYEMDYLKEGIGLRAMAQRDPLVEYRREGFDMFHAMLEALKEESISFLFNVQVEAAEPEPAPEQPSVPVSVSRSDGSDFPTDVQPAVAREPRGAAAAQPTGEAAQPRSKRARAAGPAMSQLGGGTVGGDGTQNAFGGQGFGAPPQRPRLNYSGPSESGEVRTNTERGTGEDANGGTRRERRAAAREEAKKNKRN, encoded by the coding sequence ATGGTCCTGTCCCGACTGCTCCGCGCCGGCGAGGGCAAGACGCTCAAGCGCCTCCGCGCCATCGCGAAGCACATCAACGAGCTCGAAGACGAAGTGCTCGCGCTCTCCGACGCAGAACTGCGGGCCAAGACCGACGAGTTCAAGCGCCGCTACAACGACGGCGAGACCCTGGACGAACTGCTGCCCGAGGCGTTCACGGTGGCACGCGAAGGTGCGCACCGCACCCTCGGCCAGCGGCACTACGACGTCCAGCTCATGGGTGGCGCGGCCCTGCACCTCGGCCAGATCGCCGAGATGCGCACCGGTGAGGGCAAGACCCTGACCTGCGTCCTGCCCGCTTACCTGAACGCCATCGCGGGCAAGGGCGTCCACGTCGTCACGGTCAACGACTACCTGGCCAAGCGCGACTCCGACTGGATGGGCCGCGTGCACCGCTTCCTGGGGCTCGACGTCGGCGCGATCACCGCCGACATGACCCCGGAGCAGCGCCGTGCCGCCTACGAAGCGGACATCACCTACGGCACGAACAACGAGTTCGGCTTCGACTACCTGCGCGACAACATGGCGTGGAGCCTGTCCGACTGCGTGCAGCGCGGGCACTTCTTCTCCATCGTCGACGAGGTCGACTCGATCCTCATCGACGAGGCCCGCACGCCGCTGATCATCTCCGGCCCCGCCGACCAGTCCTCGCGCTGGTACCAGGAGTTCGCGCGGCTCGCGCCGATGCTGCACAAGGACGTCCACTACGAGGTCGACGAGCGCAAGCGCACCGTCGGCGTCACCGAGGACGGCGTCACGATCATCGAGGACCAGCTCGGGATCGAGAACCTCTACGAGGCCGCGAACACCCCGCTGGTCGGCTACCTGAACAACGCGCTCAAGGCCAAGGAGCTCTACAAGCGCGACAAGGACTACATCGTCCGCGACGGCGAAGTCACCATCGTCGACGAGTTCACCGGCCGAATCCTGCACGGTCGCCGCTACAACGAGGGCATGCACCAGGCGATCGAGGCCAAGGAAGGCGTCGAGATCAAGGCCGAGAACCAGACGCTGGCCACGATCACGCTGCAGAACTACTTCCGCCTCTACGAGAAGCTGGCCGGCATGACCGGTACGGCCCAGACGGAGGCCGCGGAGTTCCAGGGCACCTACAAGCTCGGCGTCGTCAGCATCCCGACGAACGAGCCGATGGCCCGCAAGGACCAGCCCGACCTGGTCTACAAGAGCGAGGCCGCCAAGTTCGAGGCCGTCGCCGAGGACATCGAGGAGAAGCACCGCACCGGGCAGCCGGTGCTGGTCGGCACCACCAGCGTCGAGCGCTCCGAGCACCTGGCGAAGCTGCTGACGAAGAAGGGCGTGCCGCACAGCGTGCTCAACGCCAAGCACCACGAGTCCGAGGCGGGCATCGTCGCCGAGGCGGGGCGCAAGGGCGCGGTCACGGTCGCCACCAACATGGCGGGCCGCGGTACCGACATCGTGCTCGGCGGCAACGTCGACCACATCGCCGACGCCGAGCTGCGGCGCCACGGCCTCGACCCGGTGCAGCACCGCGAGCAGTACGAGGCGGAGTGGCCGGGCGTCGTCGAGAAGGTCAAGGCCCAGGTGAAGGCGGAGGCCGAAGAGGTCCGCGCCGCGGGCGGCCTGTACGTGCTGGGCACCGAGCGGCACGAGTCGCGCCGCATCGACAACCAGCTGCGCGGTCGTTCCGGCCGCCAGGGCGACCCCGGTGAGTCCCGCTTCTACCTGTCGCTCGGCGACGAGCTGATGCGCCGGTTCAACGCGGCCATGGTCGAGACGGTGATGACCCGGCTGAAGGTGCCGGACGACGTGCCGATCGAGAACAGCATGGTCACCAAGGCCATCCGCAGCGCTCAGACCCAGGTCGAGCAGCAGAACATGGAGATCCGCAAGAACGTCCTCAAGTACGACGAGGTCATGAACCAGCAGCGCACGGTGATCTACGCCGAGCGCCGCCGGGTCCTGGAGGGCGAGGACCTGCGCGAGCAGGTCCGCCACATGATCAAGGACGTGACCGCGGCCTACGTCGGCGGCGCCACCGCCGAGGGCTACGCCGAGGACTGGGACTTCGACAAGCTCTGGACGGCGCTGAAGGCGCTGTACCCGGTCCAGCTGGACTGGGAGGAGCTGGTCGAGTCCGAGGAGGACGTCAGCAAGGAGCTGCTCCAGGAAGCCGTCCTCAACGACGCCTGGGACGCCTACGACCGCCGCGAGGCCGAGGTCGACGGCAAGGTCGGCACGGGCGCCATGCGTGAGCTGGAGCGCCGGGTGGTGCTGAGCGTGCTGGACCGCAAGTGGCGCGAGCACCTCTACGAGATGGACTACCTGAAGGAAGGCATCGGACTGCGTGCCATGGCGCAGCGCGACCCGCTGGTGGAGTACCGGCGGGAAGGCTTCGACATGTTCCACGCGATGCTGGAGGCGTTGAAGGAGGAGTCGATCAGCTTCTTGTTCAACGTGCAGGTGGAGGCGGCCGAGCCGGAGCCCGCTCCGGAGCAGCCGTCGGTGCCGGTGTCGGTGAGCCGTTCCGACGGGTCCGACTTCCCGACCGACGTGCAGCCGGCCGTCGCGCGCGAACCGCGGGGCGCCGCCGCTGCGCAGCCGACCGGCGAGGCCGCGCAGCCGCGGTCCAAGCGCGCCAGGGCGGCCGGACCGGCGATGAGCCAGCTCGGCGGTGGCACGGTCGGCGGCGACGGCACGCAGAACGCGTTCGGCGGGCAGGGCTTCGGCGCTCCGCCGCAGCGTCCCCGGCTGAACTACTCCGGCCCCAGCGAGTCGGGCGAGGTGCGCACCAACACCGAGCGCGGCACCGGTGAGGACGCCAACGGCGGTACCCGGCGCGAGCGCCGTGCCGCGGCCCGGGAAGAGGCCAAGAAGAACAAGCGGAACTGA
- the mtrB gene encoding MtrAB system histidine kinase MtrB: protein MSGWASRGGVLHRWGARARVEVRERWQRFERVWRRSMQLRVVVSTLALSSVVICVLGMVLQTQITYQLMTAKEDAAISQVRYSLPVLERELTAVDPNSDDVSQQLEQALNRLTTPNSGRPSTEASAGAFDPVLVDGSDAESEAQPSAGPIDDVPEELRRFVEQGELAKQITTVQRGPEPVTMLVVGTPVDSSTRALQAYLLFPLTSEKDTLNVVQSTLLVGGLVLVVLLGAITNLVTRQVVRPVRQAAENAARLADGDLDQRMRVIGEDDVARLAESFNEMADSLKQQIKQLEEFGQLQRRFTSDVSHELRTPLTTVRMAADVLHASREQFPPGLARSTELLVDELDRFESLLADLLEISRLDAGVAELSAEPLDLPAIVQRAVDSVRGIAETSGVPLRVEVPAVDLDLVADARRVERIVRNLIANAIDHAEGGPVEVRFGAGQDAVAVSIRDYGVGLRPGEAELVFTRFWRADPSRNRRTGGTGLGLSISSEDARLHGGVLDAWGEPGSGSCFRLTLPREPGREFGESPLALPSGRRIAAPGALLARTVDAHADGEPAVRDTGPARLSEPAPAEPPPHARPARARLEPGRSDRAGEQVAERGGEDPR from the coding sequence TTGAGCGGATGGGCGAGCCGGGGCGGCGTGCTGCACCGGTGGGGGGCGCGCGCCCGCGTCGAGGTCCGCGAGCGCTGGCAGCGCTTCGAACGCGTGTGGCGGCGGTCCATGCAGCTGCGCGTCGTCGTCAGCACGCTCGCGCTGTCGTCCGTGGTCATCTGCGTGCTCGGGATGGTGCTGCAGACGCAGATCACCTACCAGCTGATGACCGCGAAGGAAGACGCCGCGATCTCGCAGGTCCGCTACAGCCTGCCCGTGCTGGAACGCGAGCTGACCGCGGTCGACCCGAACTCCGACGACGTCTCCCAGCAGCTCGAACAAGCGCTCAACCGGCTCACCACGCCCAACTCGGGACGCCCCAGCACCGAAGCCTCCGCGGGCGCCTTCGACCCGGTGCTCGTCGACGGCTCCGACGCCGAATCCGAGGCGCAGCCCTCCGCCGGTCCCATCGACGACGTGCCCGAGGAACTGCGCCGGTTCGTCGAGCAGGGCGAGCTCGCCAAGCAGATCACCACCGTGCAGCGCGGACCCGAGCCGGTCACGATGCTCGTCGTCGGCACCCCCGTGGACAGCTCGACCCGGGCCCTGCAGGCCTACCTGCTGTTCCCGCTGACGTCCGAGAAGGACACCCTCAACGTCGTGCAGAGCACGCTGCTCGTCGGCGGTCTCGTGCTCGTGGTGCTGCTCGGCGCCATCACCAACCTCGTCACCCGCCAAGTGGTGCGCCCCGTGCGGCAGGCCGCGGAGAACGCCGCGCGGCTCGCCGACGGCGACCTCGACCAGCGGATGCGGGTGATCGGCGAGGACGACGTGGCCCGGCTGGCCGAATCCTTCAACGAGATGGCCGACAGCCTCAAGCAGCAGATCAAGCAGCTGGAGGAGTTCGGCCAGCTGCAGCGCCGCTTCACCTCCGACGTCTCGCACGAACTGCGCACCCCGCTGACCACCGTCCGGATGGCCGCCGACGTGCTGCACGCCTCCCGCGAGCAGTTCCCGCCCGGGCTGGCCCGCTCCACCGAACTCCTCGTCGACGAGCTCGACCGGTTCGAATCACTGCTCGCCGACCTGCTGGAGATCTCCCGGCTCGACGCGGGCGTCGCCGAACTCTCCGCGGAACCGCTCGACCTGCCCGCCATCGTGCAGCGCGCCGTCGACTCGGTGCGCGGCATCGCCGAGACCAGCGGCGTCCCGCTGCGCGTCGAAGTGCCCGCCGTCGACCTCGACCTCGTCGCGGACGCGCGCCGCGTCGAGCGGATCGTGCGCAACCTCATCGCCAACGCCATCGACCACGCCGAAGGCGGACCCGTCGAAGTGCGCTTCGGCGCCGGCCAGGACGCCGTCGCCGTCAGCATCCGCGACTACGGCGTCGGCCTGCGGCCCGGCGAAGCGGAACTCGTGTTCACCCGGTTCTGGCGCGCCGACCCGTCCCGCAACCGGCGCACCGGCGGCACCGGGCTCGGCCTGTCCATCAGCTCCGAGGACGCCCGGCTGCACGGCGGCGTGCTCGACGCGTGGGGCGAGCCGGGCTCCGGATCCTGCTTCCGGCTCACCCTGCCGCGCGAACCCGGCCGCGAGTTCGGCGAAAGCCCGCTGGCCCTGCCGTCGGGACGGCGCATCGCCGCACCCGGCGCGCTGCTCGCCCGCACCGTCGACGCGCACGCCGACGGCGAACCCGCCGTCCGCGACACCGGCCCGGCACGGCTGTCCGAACCGGCCCCGGCCGAGCCCCCGCCGCACGCCCGGCCGGCCCGGGCACGGCTCGAACCGGGACGTTCCGACCGGGCCGGGGAACAGGTCGCCGAACGAGGTGGGGAGGACCCGAGATGA
- the mtrA gene encoding MtrAB system response regulator MtrA, which translates to MKARVLVVDDDPALAEMLTIVLRGEGFETAVVSDGTKAMPALRELKPDLVLLDLMLPGMNGIDVCKAIRTESVVPIVMLTAKSDTVDVVLGLESGADDYVVKPFKPKELVARLRARLRRTDAEPAEVLAIGDLSIDVPGHEVTRDGVPIALTPLEFDLLVALARKPRQVFTREVLLEQVWGYRHAADTRLVNVHVQRLRSKVERDPERPEVVLTVRGVGYKAGPP; encoded by the coding sequence ATGAAGGCGCGCGTGCTCGTGGTGGACGACGATCCGGCCCTGGCCGAAATGCTGACCATCGTCCTGCGGGGCGAGGGGTTCGAGACAGCCGTGGTCAGCGACGGCACCAAGGCGATGCCCGCGCTGCGCGAACTGAAACCCGACCTGGTGCTGCTCGACCTCATGCTGCCCGGCATGAACGGCATCGACGTGTGCAAGGCGATCCGCACCGAATCCGTGGTGCCCATCGTCATGCTCACCGCGAAGAGCGACACCGTGGACGTGGTGCTCGGGCTCGAATCCGGCGCCGACGACTACGTCGTCAAGCCCTTCAAGCCGAAGGAGCTCGTCGCGCGGCTGCGCGCCCGGCTGCGCCGCACCGACGCCGAACCCGCCGAGGTCCTCGCCATCGGCGACCTCAGCATCGACGTCCCCGGCCACGAGGTCACCCGCGACGGCGTGCCCATCGCGCTCACGCCCCTGGAGTTCGACCTGCTCGTGGCGCTGGCCCGCAAACCGCGCCAGGTGTTCACCCGCGAAGTGCTGCTCGAACAGGTCTGGGGCTACCGGCACGCCGCCGACACCCGCCTGGTCAACGTCCACGTGCAACGGCTGCGGTCCAAGGTCGAGCGCGACCCGGAACGGCCCGAGGTGGTGCTGACGGTCCGCGGCGTCGGGTACAAGGCCGGCCCCCCGTGA
- a CDS encoding LpqB family beta-propeller domain-containing protein, with product MISRRLVALAVAVLPLAACASIPERSDPMAVPLTDHGVSRTTTPEPPRATDPVDIVRSFVDSGSTRETGYAFARTHLIPEAERRWEPASSVLIVDNIDTIPVPPAPGQPDGERLVSLQADRVGRLRADSSFVPETGPYEVRVPVQRGRDGRWLIAAPPSDMVISRTSFENDFMPVPIYFADHDGTGVVPDLRWIGSQPDSTLPRRVVELLIGGPSEGFEKAMGSKLPPNASLKTNATEADDGALVVNLGELGEPDLEARRMIAAQVVLSLQSVSKARVRLQEDGVELLPGKRDLQPADVASYESDNALRPGTPGLVVIGERLHALDEDTRPVPGPAGSGALEVLQGAQSIDGTRLAAATRNPSGQVDLRIGAYGSADLPAVPLTGSFMSRPTWRDDNEVWTVVNGRGVFRAIEENGSWTVRPVDVAEFAGGREIKELRLSHDGTRAVGVVDGTIVVAGVVDEDGRVALRHPVVLGADRGFDVTHVDWLTDRSLVATTDGSSPVMEVSVDGFKWTGYASANLTQPINAVTVGPGKRVVVADQSWLWEAGEPKAVWSVLPGQIGGNSIPFFPG from the coding sequence ATGATCAGCCGCCGGCTCGTCGCGCTCGCCGTGGCGGTGCTCCCGCTCGCCGCCTGCGCCTCCATCCCGGAACGCTCCGACCCGATGGCCGTGCCGCTGACCGACCACGGCGTCTCCCGCACCACCACGCCGGAACCGCCGCGCGCCACCGATCCCGTCGACATCGTGCGCAGCTTCGTCGACTCCGGCTCCACCCGGGAGACCGGCTACGCGTTCGCCCGCACCCACCTCATCCCCGAAGCCGAGCGGCGCTGGGAACCGGCGAGCTCCGTGCTCATCGTCGACAACATCGACACCATCCCGGTGCCCCCCGCCCCGGGCCAGCCCGACGGGGAACGCCTCGTCAGCCTGCAGGCCGACCGGGTCGGGCGGCTGCGCGCCGATTCCTCCTTCGTGCCCGAGACCGGGCCGTACGAAGTGCGCGTCCCCGTGCAGCGGGGCCGGGACGGCCGGTGGCTGATCGCCGCGCCGCCGTCCGACATGGTCATCAGCCGCACCTCGTTCGAGAACGACTTCATGCCGGTGCCGATCTACTTCGCCGACCACGACGGCACCGGCGTCGTCCCCGACCTGCGGTGGATCGGATCGCAACCCGACAGCACGCTGCCGCGGCGCGTCGTCGAGCTGCTCATCGGCGGCCCGTCCGAGGGCTTCGAGAAGGCGATGGGCAGCAAGCTGCCGCCGAACGCGAGCCTCAAGACCAACGCCACCGAAGCCGACGACGGTGCGCTCGTGGTCAACCTCGGCGAACTCGGCGAACCCGACCTCGAAGCCCGCCGGATGATCGCCGCCCAGGTGGTGCTGTCGCTGCAGAGCGTCAGCAAGGCGCGCGTCCGGCTCCAGGAGGACGGGGTCGAGCTGCTGCCCGGCAAGCGGGACCTGCAACCCGCCGACGTCGCCTCCTACGAGAGCGACAACGCGTTGCGCCCCGGCACGCCCGGCCTCGTCGTGATCGGTGAACGGCTGCACGCGCTCGACGAGGACACCCGGCCCGTGCCCGGCCCCGCGGGGTCCGGTGCGCTGGAAGTCCTGCAAGGCGCGCAATCCATCGACGGCACCCGGCTCGCGGCGGCCACCCGCAACCCGTCCGGCCAGGTCGACCTGCGGATCGGCGCGTACGGCTCCGCCGACCTGCCCGCGGTCCCGCTCACCGGCAGCTTCATGTCCCGCCCCACCTGGCGCGACGACAACGAGGTGTGGACCGTGGTCAACGGGCGCGGGGTGTTCCGCGCGATCGAGGAGAACGGCAGCTGGACCGTCCGGCCGGTCGACGTCGCCGAGTTCGCAGGCGGACGGGAGATCAAGGAACTGCGGCTCTCGCACGACGGGACCCGGGCCGTCGGCGTCGTCGACGGGACCATCGTCGTCGCCGGGGTCGTCGACGAGGACGGCCGCGTCGCGCTGCGGCACCCCGTGGTGCTCGGCGCCGACCGCGGTTTCGATGTCACCCACGTCGACTGGCTCACCGACCGGTCGCTCGTCGCCACCACCGACGGATCCTCCCCGGTCATGGAGGTGTCCGTCGACGGGTTCAAGTGGACCGGGTACGCGTCCGCGAACCTCACCCAGCCGATCAACGCCGTCACCGTCGGGCCGGGCAAGCGCGTCGTCGTCGCCGACCAGAGCTGGCTGTGGGAGGCCGGGGAGCCGAAGGCGGTGTGGAGCGTGCTGCCCGGCCAGATCGGCGGCAACTCGATCCCGTTCTTCCCCGGCTGA
- a CDS encoding ComF family protein translates to MRGSGEQWGRAGGAVAVAIGGLVDLVLPLRCAGCARPGTGWCTGCGRELGGLRKVVRELPAPPGGRAPMPPVFALGRYRGAARHAIIAYKVAGRRDLAEPFGRALADGLGGIAGWEPELVSAARAVPAAAGPSDPSRAVEAPRWNLVPAPSRPITSRRRGGAHMSRVARRAAAALVDRGADATVADCLTTGPGARDSAGRTAQQRLRDLAGRSAVLLDRAPPPGEPVLLVDDVLTTGATIASSVGALAVHGVPVTAVLVLTATGG, encoded by the coding sequence GTGCGTGGATCGGGTGAGCAGTGGGGGAGAGCGGGCGGGGCCGTCGCGGTCGCGATCGGTGGACTGGTGGATCTGGTGCTGCCGCTGCGGTGCGCCGGGTGCGCGCGGCCCGGTACCGGGTGGTGCACCGGCTGCGGCCGGGAACTCGGCGGGCTGCGCAAGGTGGTCCGCGAGCTGCCCGCGCCGCCCGGCGGTCGGGCCCCGATGCCGCCGGTGTTCGCGCTCGGCCGGTACCGCGGCGCCGCGCGGCACGCCATCATCGCGTACAAGGTCGCCGGCCGCCGTGACCTGGCCGAACCCTTCGGCCGCGCGCTCGCCGACGGGCTCGGCGGGATCGCCGGGTGGGAACCGGAGCTCGTGTCCGCCGCCCGGGCAGTGCCTGCGGCGGCCGGACCGTCCGATCCGAGCCGAGCGGTCGAGGCCCCGCGCTGGAACCTGGTGCCCGCCCCGTCGCGCCCGATCACCTCGCGCCGCCGGGGCGGTGCGCACATGAGCCGGGTGGCACGCCGGGCCGCCGCCGCGCTCGTCGACCGCGGCGCGGACGCGACCGTCGCCGACTGCCTGACCACCGGACCCGGCGCCCGCGACTCGGCGGGCCGCACCGCGCAGCAGCGGCTGCGCGACCTGGCGGGCCGCTCGGCGGTGCTGCTGGACCGCGCGCCCCCGCCGGGAGAGCCGGTGCTGCTGGTCGACGACGTGCTCACCACCGGCGCCACGATCGCGAGCTCGGTGGGTGCGCTGGCGGTCCACGGCGTGCCGGTCACCGCGGTCCTGGTGCTGACCGCGACCGGTGGCTGA
- the hpf gene encoding ribosome hibernation-promoting factor, HPF/YfiA family, whose protein sequence is MDIVVKGRNVEVPEHYREHIAEKLTRLERYDRKTIRADVELFHERNPRQAKSCQRVEITLKSRGPAVRAEACAGDFYAALDSATSKLENRLRRMHDRRKVHYGRHKSTSVAEATSANTSQTVAAAGSSAVGLLEAPAEEAVEADVDIDLPAGTGATGTGRGVPQPRGSSDDGYEPGRIVREKEHTATPMTVDQALYEMELVGHDFYLFSDADTGCASVVYRRRGFDYGVIRLAG, encoded by the coding sequence ATGGACATCGTCGTCAAGGGTCGCAACGTTGAGGTTCCCGAGCACTACCGGGAGCACATCGCTGAGAAGCTGACCCGGCTGGAGCGCTACGACAGGAAGACCATTCGGGCGGACGTGGAGTTGTTCCACGAACGCAACCCGCGACAGGCGAAGAGCTGCCAGCGCGTCGAGATCACCCTGAAGAGCCGCGGCCCCGCAGTGCGGGCCGAAGCGTGCGCAGGTGACTTCTACGCCGCGCTCGACTCGGCGACGAGCAAGCTGGAGAACCGGCTCCGCCGCATGCACGACCGCAGAAAGGTCCACTACGGCCGGCACAAGTCCACCTCCGTCGCCGAGGCCACCTCGGCGAACACCTCCCAGACCGTCGCGGCGGCGGGTTCCAGCGCCGTCGGATTGCTCGAAGCCCCCGCGGAGGAAGCAGTGGAAGCCGACGTCGATATCGACCTCCCCGCAGGCACCGGCGCGACCGGGACCGGCCGCGGTGTCCCCCAGCCGCGCGGCAGCTCCGACGACGGCTACGAACCGGGCCGGATCGTCCGGGAGAAGGAGCACACCGCCACACCCATGACCGTCGACCAAGCCCTCTACGAGATGGAACTGGTCGGCCACGACTTCTACCTGTTCTCCGACGCCGACACCGGCTGCGCGAGCGTGGTGTACCGGCGCCGAGGATTCGACTACGGGGTGATCCGGCTGGCAGGCTGA